A region of the Bradysia coprophila strain Holo2 unplaced genomic scaffold, BU_Bcop_v1 contig_232, whole genome shotgun sequence genome:
TAGagttgtttattttgtttcacaaATAGTTTGTGTAGACCAGAAAGGAGCGAGGGTCGCGAATCGCTCGAGTTagaatttcgtattttattcCAGATgagaacacaacgtttttcattagTGCGAGGTGTGATTAAGCGGatttctccacgaaacaaaaacatcaattgGTTGACAGTTCGGTTGACAGTCAAAACAGGAGGAGATAAAATAGACATTTATTTACTGTAAGGCGCTTCTATTCATTTCGCGTGCGTAAATATTCATTCGATGAACGTGTAAAATTGCTACAGTACACAACATCTTATCTCTAGCTTGTGCTTCAACTGGAATTTTGCGCATCTGCATCATTTGGACACATGTTCGTAAAATACCTATTTTATCCCCCAAACTGTGTCCCAAGCAAAACGTCATAGTCTCATGGCTTTTAGTCGAACAAAGTTGCTAAAATAcgtcgtccaaaacagatacgcaagaaatttcatgtaaggggtcgaaggCATTTGAACAACCATCGTTTTTGGCCccgaaacatgaaaaaaattattgctgtCACCAATGAAGCAAACACAAGAGATGAGCAGGTAAAACTGCGGTAAGTTGATCCCCGAACACTTTTCCGAAAACACACATACTTGTCCAGTAAACAATCCACAGAGAAGTTACACACTGTGtctgaaagtgtaaaacaggtatggtctattgtccgcccggaggacataaaaatttgattttcgtacttaaacgcactcattttcatattattttgacataaaatgtgagtgcgtttaagacgaattcgctgatcgaccatacctgttctagactttcattgtcGTCTATCGCATAGACTCTATGCGCGCCCGAAACTATCAAAAGTACAGCGAAAATATTGCCtcgaattatttaatttacaaGAAATATGTTTCTTCACTCGCTTccttacatttttttgccCGTCTCACACGggatatgcaaaaaaaattattgaaggcCATATCGGTCATGCTTAACATaacatttaattaataaaCTATTAACCTGGGCTATAAACAAAGTGACGAATTTGTATACCCCAAGAATAGCTAATCCTGCAACCGTGGTAATATCCCACGTAAATATCACACTAAATGTTAAAGTCGTTATTCCATATTTAGTGCTAATGGCAAAAccattaattttatgtgctctGACGTTGAATTGAGTATAATATCAAACTATagtcgaaaataattttctgggAAGCAATATTTACGTCCATAGAAAATAGCACCCCCATACCATATATACTGTATACCTAGCATACCTAACGCTTTTTCTTTCTAATTTTACACTATATCCGAGTGAAAATCTTACTCAATATAAATGGTTGATCGTTTATTATATTACGTTTCATATGTGGAACAGATTCACTAAATCCTATCGACGCGATGCCATTCCATCTGGTTGTTTGATAACATAACATGGCATCAACATTGCCAAAGTGGCTGTGTTTATTGGTTGGATTTGCTTGGATGgttaatcaataaatttccgtttttcttgtttacaatgttttaacatttttcggGTGATgttttttgcatattttctcgccttttttccctttttattTTGGCAGTGACTTTGACTTTGTGTAGATCGGCATGAGggaattaaatattcaaatttaattaaaatttatgaaagaaCGTCACAACAATAGAACGACGACGCGTGGCTTAAAGgggaacaaaaaatgttttttttttgtacgacAACCATGGTCAGTGCTGGACATAATTTACAATAATTCTTTCCCGTCTCCTCTGCAGGAACTCGAATTGATCGAAGAGCAATGGCGCGCTGAAACAAAGGAGCTAGTCACATTGGTCAATAATTTACAGGAGGAGAACCGTCGATTGCAGAAATCTCTAGGTGCCAATACGGAAACGATAGCAGCGAACACAAATACAGCGACCGTTGCAGTTAAAGATGACGCAGCATCAAATGCCAATACATCCGATTTACAAACGTTACAACGATTTCGTGAGCAGGTCGAAAAACATCGAAAAgagatgaaaatgaaagatgCTGAACTGGCTGAAGCTGAACAATCGATTCAAGGGGTGAGTGGATTGCGTTACGCGtttggacatttttttatatgctTCAATGAGTACAGTGAGCTTTAACATTAAGGTTACACCTTTGTGCGTCAGCTGGTCGTTTAATACACATCTTCATGTCAATGTACTTATCTCGTACGATTGAATGATAAAAAGCGTCTGACACACTGTTGTATTGAAACTGAGTAAAAGACCAGCTGATCGCAAATAGGTGTAATTTCAATGCTGAATCTCACTATAGCTTGTGATCAAAAATCTTCAGGTGTAAATAGTGGTTACACAGATGATATTCGCACTGTTACATACTTACATACTTAGCCAAATCTACAGTAATCGCGAGAGGCTAAAGAATCGATTCTCTCATTTCCCAGTTAAACATTCAAATGGAACGATTGTCAAACTCCAGCAGAGAATCACGTAAAAGGCAGAAGCTTCTGCAAGTGCAAGTAAGGTCTTTGGTTGAAGAACGGGCCGACTTCTTGGCCCAGCTGCAGGACCAACATCGGGAAATATTGTCGCTTCGAAAACGACTGGGCATAGCCGAAAAAGAGAACGAAGACTTATCCAAGTGTCAGGTATAATGGTCGAATGCGATCCGACGAACCGGTCttgtaaaatcatttttatttgccCGTTTAGGATGAAGAGAACGATCCACATCGGGCTCGCTATTCCACAGccgaattgaaagaaattctaTGCGAACGCGATGAACTCAAGTCTCAAATCAACGATCTAGCAACGGAACTGAAAACCTACAAACCCGTTGAAGAGCTCAAAATTGAAGAGAAGTAAGAACGAACGTAGTGGTTTGGCTGTTTCTTTAATTTGTCACCTGAATTCAGTGCCTCTGTCGTTGATattatttctaaaattaaGAACATTTGTAGGCCTACAGAAGAAGATCCTCCAGTGCAGGGGCCGCTACCATTTGAACCGGACGATGCACCATGGAAGAAAAGTTCCGAAAGTGGAATCCGAAAATTGTAAGTAGAATCACTCGTGGCTATCACATCAGCTAATTGCGTCGAACAAGTGGTTTGACATTCTTTTcccaattttcagttttcgcaaaCTATTTTCGGAACCGGGCACCTCGAGTTTTCCGCGGCGATCACTATCTACACTATCTAAAATGGCTCTCTCTGCTAGCCCTAACACTGACACCATCTGAATCGTCGCAAGAATGTTCACAACAAACAATGAATCTgctttcgaatttcatcattGACTCAAGCGGCAACTGCGATATTTGGTATATAAAGTGACGGTTCACGAAGCACGTGCATCCTAATGTACATGGTACATTTGGATTGAATGGAGGGCTTAGATGTATAGGTCTTTGTGacacattttcttgtttttttgttgataggttttttttgttattaggCTGGAGATGTTGTCACATTAGGTGTCGGTTTCagtgcaaaaatttatttattcttttccCGATGGTTCAGTAATGGTGAACATGAACATGTCCTACGTGTTGACCACCAAAACATGCAGACAATGAGTGGACTATAAGACCAAATTTGGATATTTATTATGTTACGTGGAAATGGTCTGGAACGTGTTTTGTCAAGTCGATTTATTGTgcagaatttcaaaatttcgtttcacaGTCCACTTACAATCTGAGTATTTTGGTGGTCAATTTATTAATCAAGACTTTTCCGCTATTATAGTATTTATCGATCGTACATACATACAAGCAGTTGTCTACAAAATATCCCTCTATGAAGTAAAAAATCACAGAAAGTTAAGAATCAATTCGGATGGGCTCAGTTATGTCGTTTCACCTCCTTCCTttgatttggaattttttttccatttttcattgtCAAGGATTTTCACTCAGATTTCTCATTTGAGGCCTGACAAAGAGAGTTCTTTGAACGGAGTACGGTACTTTGGTTTATAACTCGGAACCCGAAACTAGAAAACCTGAATTAAATCAGGTCGAGATTAGGTTGCACCTGAATAAATCTGGACCCGAAATTTACATTTCAGGTCTGGTAAATTCTGGTTCAGGTTGACGCGAACCTGATCTGAGCCTGAAATGAGAGAGTCTGATGATTCAGCATTTGAATTGTACGTTTTCTGTAGCTTTTGGACGAGTGAACCGCTAACTAAAGCTTTGTTCCTAAACCACTTAAGCTCTACCAATTGAAGCCCTTCTTTGAGCCCAAAAACTTGTAATGACTGAACTATTTAACACGATGGTGTAATGCACTCACTGATCATAATCTACGGAAATACTTCTAAGACTCACTCTTCAAAAGATTTACTTGAACAACAAACCGACGAGCGTGTTGTGGTGAAGTTGTTGATGCGGGTTTCTGATTCTTAAGAAGAAGCCTCCCACGACTCTAATCTACAGAATTCATCtgcgtaaataaaaacataaatctGGAATGTGCGTTTGTTCGGATCACACGATCCTTCATGTGAAGGATTCGACGTGCTGAAAAGGGAGGCCGAAGAAATGggtcaaacatgaaaagttcCGTTTTCGACACatgaaattatttcacttttgTTAGTACGGTTTCTTGAACACCACCTTCTTCCCCTGACGGCGTGGCGTCATTTTCGAACAGATTCTTACAAAATGTTCCAAATTTCTCAAAAGCTCAAAACACACGAGGCATCAAAAACGTTGTCAATACAAATTTAGAAGGCAACAGTGCTcacagaaagaaaaattttttaggGGTCACCGACTAGTTTTCGAAGTAGCaaatttttgcgattttttggGATTTATGGCTTAGTCGAATCCTAAAATGGCGGCCACTGTTCCCTAGGGAATCAAAAAATCTTCAATATCCGAGTAAATCCCAAAATAAATCCTTATAAATCTCAATAAATcccaataaatttcaataaatctgATAAATCTTGAAGAGTGCGGGACCCTTCGGTTTTTTACGCCGGTAACTTAgcttgaaaacattttacagtctgtgtaaattcattgaaattgaaagtaaCTTACAGCAAATTTGTCCACTGTGTACCTGTGCCATTGAAAACTGTTCAACTTTATAGGTCTGCAGTTTTGTGATGggatttcttttatttataaacaacaaaacaagacaaataaaaaaaactgaattattCTCGATGCGGCACGAATGGTGCATTCAAGTCTATTCGGATGAACGAAAAAGATGTACTACATGTAGACTCAATGGCCATTGACTCCTCATATACAACCTATCTCTAagccaaagtatataaaaaaaactgaacagGGTTGAACCCCGAGACCCAAACATATTTCTTGCCAAGTGCGTAAAAAACCTGGTGAAGGCACTGCACAAAACGTGCGAAGCCTGGCTTTTCCGACTTTTGTATGAAGTTGAGTTTTATGTTGGAAAAGTATTCAACATACAAATTCTGTCAATCGTTAGTGAACTTGCCCTGCACTCGATTTCACCAAAAAGTGAGttccattcttttttttacgttgTATCTGGTCAGTGAAATACTTGTTCTACCACCTTCAAATATACCCCTTATTGGTGGGGCAGACCAGgcctttttaaatattttaattatgaaaattctgaaaattttcagaaaaaaatccgaaaaaacatttcggaatttttcgaacattttcagattttttcggatttttcagaatttgcTGAGtaacaaacacacacacattcgACTCACCAAAATGCATATTTATTGAGTTAATAATGATTTAAATCTactgacagcactgaaaaatgtggacgtcatttatgaatcaTCCCTAAGACAATTTCTGGGTAGGAGCAGTTCTGACTGCCTTGTTTTGCGTTTGAGTCTTAGCACaaatattatattcaaatGGTCTTACACTCACTAGTcgttataataaaaaaaaactggccACAAACGAGCGatcaaattccattttataCTAAATAAAAGACTTTACAAACTGAAATCATATCTTCAAACAAaggatcaaatttgaaaatcatgaaaattagTAGAAAGTAAAAACCGGACTTTATGTAACGATATGAATAGTTGGTATTGTTGTTAAAGTTATATTTACACGTAAGAAGTAAAATTACCATACTTTTAACACCATAACCCGTACATTAATAATACTCTCTCTAAACAAGACATATTGTTACATTAAAACATATTCACTAAATTGTAGTACGAGGCTAAGGAAAATAAAGGAGACGAAAAAAGggtggaaaatgaaatatgaaaaaaaggaaatttttttgaataaaaactaaaacttaaaaactgaaaaagaAGGAAACTTAAActaaaataggaaaaaaaataaccaATTGTGATGGATACCACGgtttaaaacaataatttattgaaaagaatATTTAGACTAAATTTTAAGAACTTGATACAACAGAATTATTAATTATATTTATCCTAAAATGCCAATTTATTACATGTGGAGATTAATCCCTCATCAGTAAAATGCTGGGCATTACAGAAATGTATTATTGTGAAGATATCGGACAAATGAAATTCTATTAAAATAAGTTCATGAAATATTCGTGGTTTGGACTATTGTCAAGAACATAAGCGTCGCACGACGATGATATGCGATGCACAGGAGTGAGCGTTAAGCCGGTAAATTTTGTGACACCGATTTTCTTGGTAAGTCTCAAATTAGTCGGGGATATAACGAGTCGTTATTAACGATGATGCGtaccaaaaattgaaatcaaactCTGTAACTCCAAAACTTTCATTCAATTCATAAGATTCCACTAAAATACCTATTATTGACTCGAAGCGGGTAgattttgacctgacctggtACCTTAAGCACTCAACCTGAAAAGATTCAGACAATGTTCAGATTTCTCATTAAAATTACCTGACCTGATCTTACCTGACTTGTCTGgaggtaaattttaattagaaatttaaatggaaaatggaaacattttgcataaaaaatcaGGTAACCTACCTGCCAGGTtagttcaaaaaaataatattaatccGGTTCATGTAACCTGGCTTCAGGTTAAAAAGAGCCTGACCTGATTCTGAGCCTGTTAgaatcccaaaatttcaataaattataaacattCCAGAAATACCAACCATTCCAAAAATGTCATTATACACTCGCCGAAATGTGAATTTCGTCACGTTTTCTATTCCTTCAACTGCtcatcaaagaatttttttgctggtttttcacgataacttgagaaATCCAGAACCAGTTTTAGATCTTTTGGTTCTAATCGACGAGAAATACCATTTTTGGGATCAAGTTTGTAGCTGGACGATATcttccataattttttgatCCCTATTTCACCCAGCCAATTACCGTTGAAATTTTCGCAATAAATGCCAAGCGCGTCGTGTTACGTTCATTAAGGGTTTAAGGATTTAAGACCCACGAAAGTGATATCAGAAACAAGaacaaaaatcttagaaaaacAGCTTTGTTCAAGTATGTTTACGACAAGGGCCCGGAACATCATGAAATTGACTTTGTCAGCaaagaagtcttgaaaaaagtATGTAAAAAAGGACTGAAAAATACACGAAGCTAATCAGATCATTCTACACGGGGAAACAACGCTAAATTTCAAGTCGGATGCCGCACAAATATCCTTGATACCTTGTGCTACAACTTTTACTTTTTGGCCCTCTTAACGAGGGTAGGCCTGATGTATATCATCTCGGCTGCCACACATTGtagaaatgaatgaataacatttttattgaaaggtttggagggattcttttgaaaatccacctatcaaaatcggacccatttcgtctgggatggatatatacatgcTTTGAAAGGtgtttgccagtagacctcaaaacaggcctcacacagtctcgagccacacctggttgctggtggaagatctccgaagttggaaaaatagtgttttttatccgaattttttggccgttataaatgatcgttccgggtgagattatgctcgttggaaagctgagcttaagtactttcgggtcatgtctagtttgattagattcattgataagtgtacgcaaaaatttacaagaaaaattttcaaaatctgtgtgaactttagacaggtctgggctggtactgatgacgcttaatgtgaacctaacatgctagtcgtaacaaacattgtctaagctttccgttgatacctcatttgcagtgctggtgattgccgaCATAACAGGATTTTATGTTAGTACAACCGCTACTTGTAAAACTCgccagcaatcaccagcaccgcaaatgaggtatcaacggaaagcttagacaatgtatgttacgactagcatgttaggttcacattaagcgtcatcagtaccagctcagacctgtctaaagttcacacagatttcgaaatttttcttgcacatttttgcatacatatatcaatgaatctaatcaaaccaggcatgacccgaaagtacttcagctcagctttccaacgagcccactctcacccggaacgatcatttataacggccaaaaaattcggataaaaaacactatttccccaacttcggagatcttccaccagcaaccaggtgtggctcgagactgtgtgatgcctgttttgaggtctactggcaaacaCCTTTCAAAGCATGcatatatccatcccagacgaaatgggtccgattttgataggtggattttcaaaagaatccctcttggTAATTCATATTTCCTTCAACTCGATAGCAAACTGATCGAAACATACACTACTCATACCCTCACTTTGCTGGCctttaaatgttttatgtaTTGAGTAGTGTAATAGCATGGTACAGGTTTCAAACCGTCACGCAAAAACACATTTCTAGTGAGTTTAAGATACTGACATTGACTTTTTCCGGCAATCCGACTTTCACACCGGTCGGTGCTGTATTCGGATCGAAAGATAGCATGCCCATACCCTCTACAGAATTGTAATGACCAATTAAAGTCTTTTCCCAACTGGTCGTCTCACTTAAGAAATCACAGTGATTGGACACAAAATCTTGGAAACCTAAAAATCTAGATGCATTGGCATGAAGAACTTTTTATACCCTCGACCatatacaatcgctaaaccgaactggtgtgcatacgttattttgcaccagctggtcacatacaatttcaaatgggaccagctggtgcaaaataacgtatgcacaccagttcggtttagcgattgtaagAAAAAGGTATCACCAAAATTCTGAGAGAATTTcatctaaaatttttctaatatGAGCTCTCGTACTTGAAAATTGTGCTTTAAACTATTCAAAGattattttctaaattattcGAATAGTTCATCGACTTCGAAGCTCGTTTCAATAGTACGTCTTAACACAatttatatattaaaaaaGTATCCCAagtgaaaacttttttgcaaaagtttcataaaattgaaattgcacCGAAAACATTGCAACCAAACGTCTTGTTTTCAACGTTTCACGTCCACGTACGTACATGTTTCGGGGCTGAAAACGGTGGTATTGCAgacattttctcgggttttcggcCCCTTACACGataagttgtatacgcatatGGTGTGGACGGTTTTTTTAGGCAcattcgcttgtcgccctcacttagTTTGGGCTACAACTCGTGAAATTGCCTAagatataccgtccacaactgATGGGTAAATAACTATCGAAAtatttgtgtttttctttgtGAATGACCTAATGGAAAACATATTTGCGTTTAATCTCTCGCAAACAGACCGCTTCTGTTACGTTCATATTTCTTAATGTTTGATAtcgaatcttgtacttctttagttttgcTGCATCTTTTACCTTATAATAAAACCCAGATCCTAGAGACCTAGATCCTAGAGAACATCATTCATCGTTCACGTATTTGTCAGATAACTTTCAATGTTTGCGGCACAAATGATAACGAATATGTCCATTTTAAAGCATCTTTATATTTCATaacatcaattcaattttatgattgagaatacaaaaatattttttttgtttaaattttactttcaattcttTTGAGATGATGTGAAGGGAGAGTGATCAACCAAACTTGAAGTGGAAAATCTAAATtacttttataaaaatcatcgTGTTGTAGAAACTACACAAAAAAGAACCCTGTGGCAGTAGCAGTGACAGTGGTAGTGATATGAAGATATGACAATGAGCTGGATTGGGATCAGAGTCGGATATTCCAAAGCCCGTCGCGCGTTAAGTGACAAAAATTTGTAGAGCATTCTGCATGTATtttcggggcaaatagggttaTATTGAGTTGGTAATTCATCTAAACTGAGCTGTCGAAAAAaagcaatttgaaatttgactaATATTGTTAACTTCTAACGGTTTCTCGAGATGCGCCAAAAACATCAAGGAATTTttcgaaatggattttttgctCCTAGAAGTCAATACTTATCCAGACGCATGAAAATATGCCCACTAAATTGTTCGTCCGATTTCGTTAGGCACGTTTTCAAATCTATCGACATGAAAGGTTCGTAGCAGTCCCTTAAGCACAGACTTTCCTGATATTCGACACCAAAAATAGATCAGTGTCTCGGTTGGTCTAATTGATTATTGAGAATGAAGAGCTGAAGAGCTTGCGTGACACAGGGGTGTGAGGAGTcagaaattcaatgaaatagtGTGATGTCATTCATATGCGGTCCCTAATACAAATCATTTAACCGAACCAGGGTGACAATAGTAAGAACACATCGCAATAATGAAATGATGAAGGTGTGTTCGATGGGAACTAGATTGTGGAAGTTTATTGTAAGTGATGTGTATGACATGACGCAGGGCAACTTTTGATTGTTCATGTAACCACACCAACAGTTCACATTAAAAAGCGGAAGGAAATTTTCCTTCAGAATGTagagaacaaaacaaaatctgaaattttacTAATCCCAGACAAGCACATACACTGCTACCCAGTCACAGCTTTGGTAAGTGGTTAACTCAACGtctaacctttcacagactgCAGTAATATGATCAGTATCGACTCAACTCTTTTAACAAAATGATgacaaatctgttacttccttaGTTTTACCATTAATTTTGATATATAAGACGGCACTCAGCCTCCCACTTCATAGTTTATTTTGGTCGTCCGTTTAAAGTTCCGTTTAAATTCTAATGTGAAATCTGATCCCCCGACAAACAATGCCATTGTTCGTGAAAACAATCCGGCATTCGTATACAGTCCTTCCACTGTTTCAGCCGACGTCCTTTGCCGTTGCCACCCAGTGCTAGTGAACCCAAGAAATCGTTACTCTTGCCAATGTCTTTATCCCAAACGGTGAGCAGCAAAATTTGCTTGTCCAAATCGTTCGGTCTCGTCTCGAATGCAAATTCTTCATTGTATATTGGGTTCAGCGTTCGCCATTTGATGGTCGacttaaatttcttatttttctgtGAATCTGGTTTGAGTTGCCTGgggaaaaattgcaaaaattcgAATGTTAGGAAAGGACCCTTAGACGCAAATTTAAGTGTCATACAATTTGATGAACGGATCGGAGAAACCATTCTTGTCCATTGCCATCAAATTGGTACAGCGATCAATTCTAACAACCAGCGATCGGCGCTTCGTATTGTAACACAATGCCAGTAAGATCTGTCCATACTGCCATGGACCAGACATTGCAGCTTCGACACAGTGACTGTCCTCGATATCTAACGGAACAGTCAATCGATGTGGTCCCTGACTGTAAATCTGTGTGTGATAAaggaacaaaaattacgacttTAGCAGTGCCACAGTCACAGGAATGCTTACCGGCTCTAAATTGATTTTGGCTGCTCCTAAGAAATCATGACCATATTGATCATCATCCAATAGCACGACATATAACATACAGCCACCGATTAATTCATCCGGCTCAACACCCAGAAATCGAACTTTCTCATTGAATTCAGGGTTCGTCGTTTTGTGCACTGTTTTCGTGGCGAACCATTTCTTTTGCTTCGATCCATACTCCGTGATGatgtttattttacaaaatgggTCCGCGTGACCTGACACATCCATGGCAGGCAGATCACGAGCGCGTAACAATGAACAGTCCAATGTATGGTCCGCTTCCGAATAATTAACGGATAGTTCCAGCCAACCCAGACAGGGTTCACGGTAGCCTTACGAAtagatttcatttgaaaattgaagaagaagaaacaaagAGTGTTCAGTATGGTACTTACAACCCATTCCGTTACTGCTGCTATTTGCTGA
Encoded here:
- the LOC119076589 gene encoding RILP-like protein homolog isoform X2, with amino-acid sequence MSDMVVTADEMSVVDVYDLASDIGKECEKIIDLFGADSLLKLMPKVINVLELLETIATRNESENTRLQELNDRIAHLECEKQEKAVFRQRFDKELELIEEQWRAETKELVTLVNNLQEENRRLQKSLGANTETIAANTNTATVAVKDDAASNANTSDLQTLQRFREQVEKHRKEMKMKDAELAEAEQSIQGLNIQMERLSNSSRESRKRQKLLQVQVRSLVEERADFLAQLQDQHREILSLRKRLGIAEKENEDLSKCQDEENDPHRARYSTAELKEILCERDELKSQINDLATELKTYKPVEELKIEEKPTEEDPPVQGPLPFEPDDAPWKKSSESGIRKFFRKLFSEPGTSSFPRRSLSTLSKMALSASPNTDTI
- the LOC119076592 gene encoding rabphilin-3A, producing MDLYGRDDEKKPFVCPSDRQLALRAKLHTGWSSGKPSGTLQPEEKMAILEVIQRNEQLETAERQRVGRLVERVEKIKQRAAECGPRYCRLCGQSFGLLGPSKLICEDCQKPVCSKCSIELHSRDTTGTREIWLCKICSETREMWKKTGAWFFKGIPKYEIPQRTSGSRQSLRDCRLRQEKPMKLGIKCTDTSSEEDDEVDQKHSPSALNGHSNYDNALGGGNRKHPLVNRQNSAVDTQSNYDWETASISTTIRNGRRGSVTSSMSMSETSSANSSSNGMGCYREPCLGWLELSVNYSEADHTLDCSLLRARDLPAMDVSGHADPFCKINIITEYGSKQKKWFATKTVHKTTNPEFNEKVRFLGVEPDELIGGCMLYVVLLDDDQYGHDFLGAAKINLEPIYSQGPHRLTVPLDIEDSHCVEAAMSGPWQYGQILLALCYNTKRRSLVVRIDRCTNLMAMDKNGFSDPFIKLQLKPDSQKNKKFKSTIKWRTLNPIYNEEFAFETRPNDLDKQILLLTVWDKDIGKSNDFLGSLALGGNGKGRRLKQWKDCIRMPDCFHEQWHCLSGDQISH
- the LOC119076589 gene encoding RILP-like protein homolog isoform X1, whose translation is MSDMVVTADEMSVVDVYDLASDIGKECEKIIDLFGADSLLKLMPKVINVLELLETIATRNESENTRLQELNDRIAHLECEKQEKAVFRQRFDKELELIEEQWRAETKELVTLVNNLQEENRRLQKSLGANTETIAANTNTATVAVKDDAASNANTSDLQTLQRFREQVEKHRKEMKMKDAELAEAEQSIQGLNIQMERLSNSSRESRKRQKLLQVQVRSLVEERADFLAQLQDQHREILSLRKRLGIAEKENEDLSKCQDEENDPHRARYSTAELKEILCERDELKSQINDLATELKTYKPVEELKIEEKTFVGLQKKILQCRGRYHLNRTMHHGRKVPKVESENFFANYFRNRAPRVFRGDHYLHYLKWLSLLALTLTPSESSQECSQQTMNLLSNFIIDSSGNCDIWYIK